One Acidobacteriota bacterium DNA segment encodes these proteins:
- a CDS encoding response regulator: MSEYNHLSREQLIKELDHLRTRFETAAASHLTTVQSLQHHQVELETQNSELLEARAQIEGSRIRYVNLYDFAPVGYATLSLTGCILEINLTGARLLNTERSAITGNLFAQYVVKSDLPVLLNHLHQCRNSTVPVTTEISVKGPDGGAITVELLSRQNETEEGHPTILTVLTDIADRKRLEAHRLTISKLESLGVLAGGIAHDFNNLLTIITGNVNLAKLQSTNPKVIEKLDRIEQAGVRAQGLARQLVTFARGGEPVRKVTALAGIIQETATLALSGSAMELTCTIPEATWRVDIDAGQFGQALHNILINAREACPENGKISIQAENIFISSLSGLPLTMGNYVKLSIQDTGEGIPSDILGKIYDPYFTTKETGSGLGLAVANSVVTRHGGWLAVTTKENLGTTFTIYLPAAKDVTPSEHHPPSIAGGAQPSATPARILVMDDESMILNICQEILESNGYRVEVATNGTEAIDLFQAAKASGYPFDLVVLDLTIVGGMGGRETMEHLLKLDKDVRAIVCSGYSNTQVLSRYADFGFRDFLSKPFQMDDLLHMCKKYSRR; the protein is encoded by the coding sequence ATGTCTGAGTATAATCATTTGAGTCGGGAGCAACTCATCAAAGAGTTAGATCACCTTCGAACACGATTTGAAACCGCCGCCGCCAGTCATCTGACAACAGTTCAATCCCTTCAACATCATCAAGTTGAACTTGAAACCCAAAACAGCGAACTGCTCGAAGCCAGGGCCCAGATCGAAGGATCGCGCATTCGGTATGTGAACCTCTATGATTTTGCTCCGGTTGGGTATGCCACCCTCTCGTTGACGGGGTGTATTTTGGAAATCAATTTAACGGGTGCCAGGTTACTCAATACCGAGCGATCAGCGATCACAGGCAATTTGTTTGCTCAATATGTGGTGAAATCTGATCTTCCCGTGTTACTCAATCACCTGCATCAGTGTCGAAATTCCACTGTCCCGGTAACCACTGAAATTTCAGTGAAAGGCCCAGACGGTGGTGCGATCACGGTTGAATTGCTCAGCCGACAAAATGAGACCGAGGAGGGCCACCCAACCATTCTCACCGTTTTGACCGATATCGCCGACCGCAAACGGCTTGAAGCTCACCGCCTGACCATTTCCAAACTGGAAAGCCTCGGGGTACTGGCCGGAGGGATTGCCCACGATTTTAATAACCTTCTGACAATTATCACTGGCAATGTCAATCTGGCCAAACTTCAATCTACAAATCCAAAAGTCATTGAAAAACTGGACCGCATCGAACAAGCCGGAGTCCGGGCGCAAGGATTGGCCCGGCAACTGGTTACCTTTGCCCGAGGCGGTGAACCGGTTCGGAAAGTAACCGCCCTTGCCGGAATCATTCAGGAAACGGCGACTCTGGCCTTGAGTGGCTCAGCCATGGAGTTGACCTGCACGATTCCCGAAGCTACCTGGAGGGTTGATATTGACGCTGGTCAATTTGGTCAGGCACTGCACAACATCTTGATCAATGCCCGGGAAGCGTGCCCGGAAAATGGTAAAATTTCGATTCAGGCTGAAAACATTTTCATCTCGTCGCTGTCTGGACTTCCGCTCACGATGGGAAACTATGTCAAGCTTTCAATTCAGGATACTGGAGAGGGAATCCCCTCTGATATTTTGGGGAAAATCTATGACCCGTACTTTACCACCAAGGAAACTGGAAGCGGCCTTGGGCTGGCAGTCGCCAATTCGGTTGTGACCAGGCACGGCGGCTGGCTGGCCGTAACGACAAAAGAGAATCTTGGCACGACGTTTACCATCTACCTGCCCGCCGCCAAAGACGTGACCCCTTCTGAACATCACCCACCTTCGATAGCAGGCGGTGCTCAACCATCAGCGACTCCAGCCCGCATTCTCGTCATGGACGACGAATCAATGATTTTGAACATATGTCAGGAGATTCTGGAGAGCAACGGGTATCGTGTCGAAGTGGCCACGAACGGAACTGAGGCCATTGACCTGTTTCAGGCGGCAAAAGCCAGCGGATATCCTTTTGATCTGGTGGTGCTCGACCTCACGATTGTGGGTGGGATGGGTGGACGCGAAACCATGGAACACCTGCTCAAACTCGATAAGGATGTCCGGGCGATTGTGTGCAGCGGATACTCAAACACTCAGGTTTTATCCAGGTACGCGGACTTCGGTTTCCGTGATTTCCTCTCCAAACCTTTTCAGATGGACGATTTATTGCACATGTGCAAAAAGTACTCCCGTCGGTAA
- a CDS encoding PAS domain-containing protein: MKPNCPPKSPSSKKSPALAVPVSTPASRSTNQPAPVAKDVFPVVGIGASAGGLEAFTQLLSTLPPDTGMAFVLVQHLSPHHKSELVNLLSKTTAMPVREVEQELPIQPNHVYVIPPNASLTISDGKLVITERLPEQGISLPINTFFESLAHEYKELAIGIILSGNASDGVVGLKNIKSEGGVTFVQTEGSAKFPSMPRNAILSGHADFILPPDQIAAGLARLSQHTFTHIHSFQESGDILDNKKSELDKLFGMIRAATGVDFRHYKSNTIQRRITRRMKVCQIDTFSAYVTFLRKNQAELDLLFQDLLIPVTQFFRDPESFTALQRLVFARLTNLPPSDLPLRIWVPGCSTGEEAYSIAMVVLETLSDTASSRQTRIFATDVNLAMVERGRLGIYPREIEANVSPERLSRFFVPTENGYQISKTIRNMCIFAHQNVISDPPFSKVDLISCRNVFIYFDSPLQRQVLHTFHYALKPNGFLLLGNTETIGVCADLFLLVDKKGNLYQKKSNALVSPVHFKMSELPIIPGTGKQPMSSSPTIFDPEILKEADRLVLARYAPPGVVVNAQLNIVQFRGSTGLYLDPTPGVASLNLMKMAQPGLLPHLSQAISEADRKKAPVRWEGATLELKNGFQGITVVVIPLLMAELPEPHFLVLFEPEPTGLRKPDETKFLPEVSETPPPEWELERTSLRQELVVFKEYLQSVIEKQVATNEELQSANEEALSSNEELQSLNEELETAKEELQSTNEELITVNDELQNRNQELAQLNNDLSNLLDSVEMGFVVLDRELRIKRFTPMAGKILNLIPTDLGRPFSHINPNLHLPDLPSIFDEVVNQFRSKELELQDQTGRWYSLRFKPYKTLDYKIDGMVIALVEIDLLKRSVEAAEFARELSDAILETIQVPMVVLNKTLRIVQINEAFRQRFGVQSGVIVNQPFFELGTLPSKSLPLRTLLEDMLFQNQLFQRVVIELESDTMGRTPTIINVRRIEGHRDPAPLLLLAFELPVP; encoded by the coding sequence TCCAGTGGTTGGGATCGGTGCGTCGGCTGGAGGGTTGGAAGCCTTTACTCAACTGCTTTCCACGTTGCCGCCCGATACGGGAATGGCTTTTGTCCTGGTTCAACACCTTTCACCTCATCACAAAAGCGAACTGGTCAACTTGCTTTCCAAAACCACCGCCATGCCTGTAAGGGAAGTTGAGCAGGAACTCCCAATTCAACCCAACCATGTCTATGTGATTCCGCCAAATGCCAGTCTGACAATTTCAGATGGAAAGCTGGTCATCACTGAACGTCTGCCAGAGCAAGGGATATCGTTGCCAATCAATACTTTTTTCGAATCACTTGCCCACGAATATAAAGAACTCGCGATTGGTATTATTTTATCCGGCAATGCGTCGGATGGGGTGGTTGGGCTGAAAAATATTAAATCTGAAGGCGGAGTGACCTTTGTGCAAACCGAAGGGTCCGCCAAATTTCCCAGCATGCCGCGCAACGCCATCCTGTCTGGCCACGCGGATTTCATTCTGCCACCTGATCAAATTGCCGCTGGGTTGGCCCGACTGAGTCAGCATACATTTACTCATATTCATTCATTTCAGGAATCTGGGGACATCCTGGATAACAAAAAATCTGAATTGGATAAACTGTTTGGGATGATCCGTGCCGCGACGGGTGTGGATTTCAGGCATTACAAATCAAACACCATTCAGCGTCGAATTACTCGCCGGATGAAGGTCTGTCAGATTGATACCTTTTCAGCCTATGTCACATTTCTAAGAAAGAATCAGGCGGAGTTGGACCTGTTATTTCAGGATCTGCTGATTCCGGTGACCCAGTTTTTCCGGGACCCAGAGAGTTTTACCGCGCTTCAGCGCCTGGTGTTTGCTCGCCTGACAAACCTTCCACCTTCTGACCTGCCGTTGCGAATCTGGGTACCCGGCTGCTCAACAGGCGAAGAGGCGTATTCGATTGCCATGGTCGTGCTTGAAACTCTGAGCGATACCGCCAGTTCACGCCAAACCCGAATCTTTGCCACCGACGTCAATTTAGCGATGGTGGAACGGGGACGGCTTGGGATATACCCCCGAGAAATCGAAGCCAATGTCAGCCCGGAACGCCTGAGTCGGTTTTTTGTCCCCACCGAAAATGGGTACCAAATATCGAAAACCATCCGCAATATGTGCATTTTTGCCCACCAAAATGTGATCAGCGACCCGCCGTTCTCAAAAGTTGATCTCATCAGTTGCCGCAATGTGTTTATTTACTTCGATAGCCCGCTGCAACGGCAAGTGCTCCATACCTTTCACTACGCCCTCAAGCCAAATGGGTTTCTGTTGCTTGGAAATACTGAAACGATAGGTGTCTGTGCTGATTTGTTTCTGCTGGTGGACAAGAAGGGCAATCTGTATCAAAAAAAATCCAATGCCCTGGTTAGCCCAGTTCATTTTAAAATGAGCGAATTACCAATCATACCAGGCACTGGAAAACAACCAATGAGTTCAAGTCCCACGATTTTTGACCCTGAAATCCTCAAAGAAGCGGATCGGCTGGTACTTGCTCGCTATGCACCACCCGGAGTGGTGGTCAATGCGCAACTGAATATCGTGCAATTTCGAGGTTCAACCGGGCTTTATCTGGATCCAACGCCTGGAGTTGCCAGCCTCAACCTGATGAAGATGGCCCAGCCAGGGCTCTTGCCCCATTTGAGCCAGGCTATTTCTGAAGCCGACCGGAAAAAAGCACCGGTGCGCTGGGAAGGGGCGACACTTGAGTTGAAGAACGGGTTTCAAGGTATCACGGTGGTGGTGATCCCGCTGTTGATGGCGGAATTGCCGGAACCCCATTTTCTGGTGTTATTTGAACCTGAGCCGACTGGGTTGAGAAAACCAGATGAGACCAAATTTCTTCCTGAAGTATCTGAAACCCCGCCGCCGGAGTGGGAACTCGAACGCACCAGCCTCCGCCAGGAACTCGTTGTCTTCAAGGAATACCTGCAATCGGTGATTGAAAAACAGGTGGCCACCAACGAGGAACTCCAGTCCGCGAATGAAGAAGCGCTCTCCAGCAACGAAGAATTGCAAAGTCTGAATGAAGAACTTGAAACCGCAAAAGAAGAACTCCAGTCAACCAATGAAGAACTCATCACGGTCAACGATGAGCTTCAAAACCGAAACCAGGAACTGGCCCAGCTCAACAACGACTTGAGCAACCTGCTCGACAGCGTGGAAATGGGGTTTGTGGTCCTTGACCGGGAATTGCGCATCAAACGGTTCACTCCGATGGCCGGAAAAATACTCAACCTGATTCCAACCGACCTTGGTCGCCCATTCAGCCATATCAATCCAAATTTGCATCTGCCGGATTTGCCTTCAATTTTCGATGAAGTGGTCAACCAGTTCCGCAGCAAAGAGCTTGAACTTCAAGACCAAACCGGACGCTGGTACTCGCTCCGATTCAAACCCTATAAAACGCTGGACTACAAAATTGACGGCATGGTGATTGCACTCGTTGAGATTGACCTGCTCAAACGCAGTGTCGAGGCGGCTGAATTTGCGCGTGAACTCTCTGACGCCATACTTGAAACCATCCAGGTCCCAATGGTGGTGCTGAACAAGACCTTGCGAATTGTTCAAATCAACGAAGCGTTCCGCCAGCGATTTGGGGTTCAGAGTGGTGTCATCGTCAACCAGCCGTTTTTTGAATTGGGGACACTGCCTTCAAAATCATTGCCGCTACGAACGCTCCTGGAGGACATGCTCTTTCAAAATCAATTATTTCAACGGGTTGTAATCGAGTTGGAATCTGATACCATGGGACGAACCCCCACGATAATCAATGTGCGTCGAATCGAAGGTCATCGAGATCCAGCTCCATTGCTGTTGCTGGCCTTCGAACTTCCCGTACCCTGA
- a CDS encoding ATP-binding protein has protein sequence MSMLSLESTFQDNWAALVRRLEAQTQESIRELLAIWQDVKELATRHILERQVPEFPEASGSDLEAYRHFRHQTAIDLIETVLAEVDRKRVFKRIIKLIETFDRSVDEALKNLPETPIISEKQVNEMFETGVNSTLARLWLKLRIRQKKLNWQLVVTEEWQTLNRERLKREGQLLLDLVLLLRKLQSPWELTRIHLDERVKGKRTGQIDSSARLETQKQNVLRRIHQFELAFTRYKLFSERLRSKLETRLSHRLAVRSLAPLPKKSPPPGPEFLKLWVEQLRAVEAEARLEIELTRHEGRLIDLFTQFLDQVERERMALRTELQSLTRDVRRQVESNGPVTLTDLEADVVPALSRVHDLESTFRKQLNPLRAPVELLAWLSPYPPKKPKPKLLRPFDFYQRTFDRRVQTGVEHIFRDLEAQHTAIVTQVEQAREVIVFGTSALDAHLENDRMVAREAFHNALRMLERLNQPDTSWRLPVERRLLELLAGMFLEVRVLLSRDYLGALAYLAQKGTSSALSEKLEAGSEVMTELIQKSVDVSEAGFSEFLVAIGWKQKFDPGKSEIYRRTYLPKEFTADLSKKEMPTIYRRLFRFEAVDDPRFLIGRAEELAAIAEARTNWESGRRVAILITGPRGSGKTSLINCVLKRHLAGVEIIRGDFGERITSVEHLHAHLARLFGVDSSDELEPFLLERRRIIILEEIERLFLRQIGHYVAVRELQRLMAATCSTTFWILAGNQVAFHFLDPAVQFGNSFSHRINVGNVSRDTLQQAILLRHNLSGLRLEFAERPREETWMSRLQDKLAGQIDAETQFFDTLFEESNGVFRTAFEIWLGHLDRVEAGSLYMKVLDIPDLEPVMEVLTQEDWFALKAILQHGSLTPEEHAVIFLETTSASRARFDQLLAREIIEPDPLKPGLRVRPEALRLVKEGLYKRNLL, from the coding sequence ATGTCAATGCTTTCGCTTGAATCAACCTTTCAAGACAACTGGGCCGCGTTGGTTCGCCGACTGGAGGCACAAACCCAGGAATCAATCCGTGAACTGCTTGCGATCTGGCAGGATGTAAAGGAATTGGCAACCCGACACATTCTGGAACGGCAGGTTCCTGAATTTCCAGAGGCGAGTGGCTCCGATCTTGAAGCCTATCGTCACTTCCGCCATCAAACGGCCATTGATTTGATCGAAACCGTTCTGGCAGAGGTAGACCGAAAGCGAGTATTCAAGCGAATCATCAAACTGATTGAAACCTTTGACCGCAGTGTTGACGAAGCACTTAAAAATTTGCCTGAAACTCCAATCATTTCAGAAAAACAGGTCAATGAAATGTTTGAAACCGGGGTCAATTCAACACTGGCTCGACTCTGGTTGAAGCTCCGAATCCGACAGAAAAAACTCAACTGGCAATTGGTCGTGACCGAAGAGTGGCAAACCCTGAATCGAGAGCGACTCAAGCGGGAAGGCCAGTTGCTGCTAGACCTCGTTCTGCTCTTGCGAAAATTGCAATCACCCTGGGAATTGACCCGGATCCATCTGGATGAACGCGTGAAAGGTAAGCGGACCGGCCAGATTGATTCCAGTGCCCGGCTTGAAACCCAAAAGCAAAATGTTTTGCGACGAATCCATCAGTTTGAACTTGCGTTCACGCGGTACAAACTGTTTTCTGAACGGTTGCGCTCAAAGCTGGAAACCCGGTTGTCACACCGGCTGGCCGTGCGGTCATTGGCGCCGCTGCCAAAAAAATCACCGCCACCGGGGCCCGAATTTCTCAAGCTGTGGGTGGAACAACTCCGAGCAGTCGAGGCGGAAGCGCGGCTTGAAATTGAATTGACCCGCCACGAAGGAAGGCTGATTGACCTTTTTACACAATTCCTCGACCAGGTCGAGCGCGAACGGATGGCACTCCGCACTGAACTCCAATCCCTCACTCGGGATGTTCGTCGTCAGGTGGAATCAAATGGGCCAGTCACGTTAACGGATCTGGAAGCCGATGTCGTCCCAGCGCTCAGTCGGGTTCACGATTTAGAATCCACCTTTCGCAAACAACTCAACCCACTCCGGGCGCCGGTTGAACTGCTGGCCTGGTTGAGCCCTTACCCGCCCAAAAAACCCAAACCGAAGCTCCTGCGACCATTCGATTTTTATCAGCGCACGTTTGACCGTCGGGTGCAGACTGGGGTCGAACACATTTTTAGGGACCTTGAAGCACAACATACGGCGATTGTGACTCAGGTTGAACAAGCCCGCGAAGTCATTGTTTTTGGCACCAGCGCACTGGATGCTCATTTGGAAAATGATCGGATGGTGGCGCGTGAAGCCTTCCATAATGCCCTGCGCATGCTGGAACGCCTGAACCAGCCTGACACCAGTTGGCGGCTCCCGGTCGAACGTCGGTTGCTGGAGCTCCTGGCCGGAATGTTTCTTGAAGTTCGGGTTTTGCTCTCGCGTGATTATCTAGGGGCACTCGCCTATCTCGCCCAAAAAGGGACCAGTTCCGCGCTCAGCGAAAAGCTCGAAGCTGGTTCCGAGGTGATGACCGAACTGATTCAAAAATCAGTGGATGTCAGCGAGGCCGGGTTTTCCGAATTTCTCGTGGCCATTGGCTGGAAACAAAAATTTGATCCGGGCAAATCTGAAATCTACCGCCGCACCTACCTTCCAAAAGAGTTTACCGCCGATCTCTCCAAAAAAGAAATGCCGACTATTTACCGGCGCTTGTTTCGGTTTGAAGCGGTTGATGATCCACGCTTTTTGATTGGTCGCGCCGAAGAACTGGCTGCGATTGCCGAAGCCCGGACCAACTGGGAATCTGGCCGCCGGGTAGCCATTTTGATTACCGGTCCCCGTGGCAGCGGCAAAACCAGCCTGATCAATTGTGTCCTCAAACGGCATCTGGCCGGGGTCGAAATCATTCGAGGTGATTTCGGCGAACGCATCACCTCGGTTGAACATTTGCACGCTCATCTGGCCCGGTTGTTTGGGGTGGATTCCTCCGATGAACTTGAACCCTTCCTCCTGGAACGTCGCCGAATCATTATTTTGGAAGAAATCGAACGCCTCTTCCTCCGTCAAATTGGACATTATGTGGCGGTTCGTGAACTTCAGCGGTTGATGGCCGCAACCTGTTCGACCACCTTTTGGATTCTCGCGGGGAACCAGGTGGCGTTTCATTTTCTGGATCCGGCGGTTCAATTTGGAAATAGCTTTTCCCATCGGATCAATGTCGGAAATGTCAGCCGCGATACCCTGCAGCAAGCCATTTTATTGCGGCACAACCTTTCCGGACTCCGGCTCGAATTTGCCGAACGCCCGCGAGAAGAAACCTGGATGTCCCGGCTTCAGGACAAACTGGCTGGCCAAATTGACGCTGAAACCCAGTTTTTCGACACATTGTTTGAAGAATCAAACGGGGTGTTCCGCACGGCTTTTGAAATCTGGTTGGGTCATCTGGACCGGGTTGAAGCCGGGTCGCTCTATATGAAAGTGCTCGACATTCCAGACCTTGAGCCAGTGATGGAAGTGCTGACCCAGGAAGACTGGTTTGCCCTCAAAGCCATCCTGCAACACGGCAGCCTGACTCCGGAAGAACACGCCGTCATTTTTTTGGAAACAACCAGTGCCAGCCGGGCCCGGTTTGATCAATTACTGGCTCGCGAAATCATCGAACCGGATCCGTTGAAACCTGGTCTTCGCGTTCGTCCCGAAGCCCTGCGACTGGTGAAAGAAGGGTTGTACAAGCGGAATTTGCTTTAG
- a CDS encoding mechanosensitive ion channel, giving the protein MTHLIVFLWLQPEMDFSQDFWKWITLEKILEASLVIGVAVLLVYVTGRLLEMLSIRAPRARFFFKLLTPILRFGIWFTMTMLVVAIFAPSRETMLAVTASIGIALGLGAQDLIKNLIGGLMVLIDRPYQLGDRVKLGDAYGEIDHIGLYSTKLTTPDDTRVTIPNSQILNGVPWNSNSGVPDCQVVTDVFVPHHTDPATALEVGYEAAFSSPYTLLSKPVVVLLIEEVALNPYLKVRVKAYVYDHRYEPRFQSDITHRAKTEFLKRGIVFQ; this is encoded by the coding sequence ATGACACACCTGATCGTTTTCCTGTGGTTGCAACCTGAGATGGATTTTTCTCAGGATTTCTGGAAGTGGATTACCCTTGAGAAAATCCTCGAAGCCAGTCTGGTAATTGGCGTCGCTGTGCTCCTGGTGTATGTGACTGGCCGGTTGCTTGAAATGCTCAGCATCCGGGCGCCACGGGCGCGGTTTTTTTTCAAACTGCTGACACCCATCCTGCGCTTTGGCATCTGGTTTACCATGACCATGCTGGTGGTGGCCATTTTTGCCCCGTCGCGCGAAACCATGCTTGCCGTTACGGCTTCGATAGGGATTGCCCTGGGGTTAGGCGCGCAAGATTTAATCAAAAATTTGATTGGTGGTTTGATGGTGCTCATTGACCGGCCCTATCAACTTGGGGACCGCGTCAAACTTGGGGATGCCTATGGTGAAATTGACCACATTGGTTTGTACAGTACCAAATTGACCACGCCGGACGACACGCGGGTGACCATTCCGAACAGCCAGATTTTGAATGGTGTCCCCTGGAATTCCAATTCCGGTGTTCCTGATTGCCAGGTGGTGACAGATGTATTTGTCCCACACCATACTGATCCGGCCACGGCGCTTGAAGTCGGGTACGAAGCCGCGTTTAGTTCACCGTACACATTGCTTTCCAAACCCGTGGTCGTGCTCCTGATTGAAGAAGTAGCCCTGAACCCTTATTTGAAAGTCCGGGTCAAAGCCTATGTGTATGATCACCGGTATGAACCGCGATTCCAGTCAGACATCACCCATCGGGCCAAAACCGAATTTCTCAAGCGGGGCATCGTTTTCCAGTGA